The nucleotide sequence TATTCGTCGAACGGATTGAGCACGTTCTCGATCGACGTCCGGTTCAAGCGTTTGGTCGCGGCATCGAACGTCTTTTCAGCGTTCGTGTCGGGGACTTGTTTGACGGCGACGACGATCTTCAACTTGGCGCTGGCCTTTCTGTAGCGGCCGACCTTTATTTCGACCGAAGGCAGGGGTTCACGGTCGAGCCAAAAGCTCGACCGCTACAGGCGGTATTGAGTCAGGTCGCACCTCACGCCGGCGAGTGCGTTGCGCGCAGCTCCGGGCGGACGAGCGAGTTGAGGCGGTCGATGAGATCGTCGGCGCTGTACGGCTTACGGAGCAGCATGAGCGGCCACCGCTCGGCGGCGTGCAGCAGCTCCTCGGTGTCGACGAAACCGCTCGCCACGATGACGTGGATCGCCGGACGGTTCGCCTTGATGTATTCGACGATCTCGATGCCGTCCGTGTCGGGCAGCTTTAGGTCGAGGATGATCGCATCGTAGCCTTCCACGGCTTCGAGTTGGATGAGCGCCTCGCCGCCGTTCAGCGCGACATCGACCGAGAACCCTGCGTCGCGCAGTGCGCGCGCGATGATGTCGGAGAGCATGCGGTCGTCCTCGGTGAACAGGATGCGCCGCGTTCGACGGACGTGCGGTTTCGGACTGCCGTCGGCGACGAATGTTCCGGCTCCGTGGCGCGCTTCGATCGCACCCTCGAGCTGAAGGATCCCGAGCGCTTGACGGACGGTCATGAGCGCGACGCCGTGCTCTTTCGCAAGCGCGGCAGAGGCCGGCAGCTGCTGACCCGGGCGATACGTTCCGTCGGCGATACGCCCACGGATCGCATTCGCGATTGCGAGGTACTTCAGCGGCTTTTGGAACGCATCGGGCATGAGAGTACGACAAACACCAATACAAGCGCCGTTAGGATTGGCGTTAGTTTATCGCCAAAAACCGTCGGGGCCTGCCTTGGCACCGGCCCATTTTTTCGCGCCGGTCAGGGGCTCGTCTGGCTCGGACCGCGCTTTTGGTCCATGCCGCCGGTCTGATTGCCGGACTGCATCGCGTACAGCCCGCGCGTCGAGCAGAACGCGATCGAGTCTTCGGCGTCGTCGTTCGCGAGGAGCGCAAGGAGCGAGATCGACGAGTGGCCGCCCTGGTCGATGATCTGATACTCGGTGTTCGGGTCTTGGCACGAGCCGGGGCCGTTCGTGTATTGATACGGAAGCCCGCTCGCCGGGTCGACGAGGGCGTCCTTCGAAAAATACGGATTCCCCGCGCCGCCGAACATCGCGACGGTGACGTCGCCCTGGTAGTTCGGATATTGCCCGAAATGATCGATCGAATAGGAATCGAGCGCGAAGGCGATCGAGCGCTCGTTCTGCTCGCAGGAGGCGACGTTCGCATTGTCGCGCTCGTGCGCGAACAAGACGAGCAGGATCATCGCTAAGATGGCGATGATCGCGACGACGACGAGCAGCTCGACGAGCGAAAACCCGCGCGAGACCTTGACTGGGTGAATCGACCGCATCGCTGGACCCCCCAAGAACAGCTTCCGTCCGTGCGCTGGCGTGCCTCCGGGCACGAGGTGTGACTTACGTCACATGGGGTTTGTTACATGTGTTGTGCCCGACCGTGGCCAGCAGTAGGCGTACGCCCGCTTACTGTCCCGCCAAGCTCGGTGATCTAGACTCCCGGCTGACCGATTCGCTCCCGCCGGTGCGGCGCAGCAAGGTCCTGAGCCGGCCCGATCGGGACTATGCGCG is from Candidatus Eremiobacteraceae bacterium and encodes:
- a CDS encoding response regulator yields the protein MPDAFQKPLKYLAIANAIRGRIADGTYRPGQQLPASAALAKEHGVALMTVRQALGILQLEGAIEARHGAGTFVADGSPKPHVRRTRRILFTEDDRMLSDIIARALRDAGFSVDVALNGGEALIQLEAVEGYDAIILDLKLPDTDGIEIVEYIKANRPAIHVIVASGFVDTEELLHAAERWPLMLLRKPYSADDLIDRLNSLVRPELRATHSPA
- a CDS encoding type II secretion system protein, yielding MRSIHPVKVSRGFSLVELLVVVAIIAILAMILLVLFAHERDNANVASCEQNERSIAFALDSYSIDHFGQYPNYQGDVTVAMFGGAGNPYFSKDALVDPASGLPYQYTNGPGSCQDPNTEYQIIDQGGHSSISLLALLANDDAEDSIAFCSTRGLYAMQSGNQTGGMDQKRGPSQTSP